The DNA region AACAAGGAGTATCACATCATCTTACCATTATGGCTTTTCCCTTCCTTCTATTTTCTCATACCATAGGCTATAAGATACATTCTAAAAGATAAGATAAATTAAATTTCTACAACAATCATTGCATAGTTGCTGACGATCCTCTTCCCAAGAAAGCATCGAGTTTTCTAATGAATTCTTCCCTATTTTTCATTGTGTAACAGAGGCTGCTAGTTTGCTAAACAAAACATACTTCAGTGGAGGTTCGTAATGCCCTTCTTAATTttgatgttttattttttttctgtccTAGTTCTTAACTACCTTTTGGAATTGTTATGACATTCTAGGAACGGTAGCTGCTTCAATTGCTGACATCGATTTCGTTCAGAGAAGAAAGAGCATTGAACAAGTCCTTGAGGATGGAACAATCTcattcttgagcatatcttctCTTCGATATGGGTTTAAGATGATTGATATGCTAACTGTCTCAGCTATTGCGCGGTATCTATCAGCGATAGTGTCTGGGCCTAATATTCTGTCTATGATGCATTTCTGAAAACATTTATTCTCTTGTAGGCATACTGCATCTCTTGCTACTTACGTGAGAAAGAAAATGCTGGACTTGAAGCACAGCAATGAGAAAAATGTTTGCATAATCTATGGACAACAAGCTTCTAAGGTACAATTACCAAGTCACTTTGCTATCTTCTCAATAATTACTGTTGCGattttttgcttttcttctACATCTAGTGAATGATCACACTCAATAAAAGAGCTACACATCACGAAGATGTTCTGGACTTCTCATTTGAAATCTGTTAAGTCTTCGTTTTTTAATGGACTTATGTTTTAGGTGAAAGATCTGAAGATGGGTCCTACAATCACATTCAATTTGAAAAGAGAAGATGGCACCTGGTTTGGATACCGTGAGGTGGAGAAGCTTGCCTCCTTGTCAGGGATTCATTTGCGTGTAAGGGCAGAATCGAGTTCTTCACTTTTCCTCTCTGTACTTTAGCATGTGTAATGGAGTGTGTATGATGACCTTTTACCTATGTTTCACATGATAATTAGACTTGCAGGAATCATGGTTCCAGTTTGAGAATCTGACCCATTTTCTTATAAATACTATTTTTTCACGGGCTTAGTCAAGAATAAGCATTTTATTCAGCATCAGCACTTTTAGATTTATGAACAAGTCTCAGGTACATGTTTTGCGCAAACCATATGTGACAAACATGGGTGATATATATTAAGTATGATACTTGGGCTGTGCACATTTATGCATGTCTGACCTTATCTGACAATCATATGGTCTAAGATCAGTAACTTCTGTCCAGTTAACACAGACTATTTCACTTGCTTCCCCAACCTTGGCTGAATTCGTTCCTCTGCTGTTTACAGACGGGCTGCTTCTGTAACCCTGGTGCTTGTGCTAAGTATCTTGGCTTGTCGCACTCAGATCTAGTTTCTAATTTTGAGGTACACCAGACAACCTTATCTGGTCAagacaacaacaacgacaataATGTTATTACCTTAAAATGTTTTGCATCTAAATAAAGCAAATGTGTTACCTACATGTCAGGCTGGGCATGTTTGTTGGGATGATAATGACATAATAAATGGAAAACCAACCGGTGCTGTCAGGATATCATTTGGCTATATGTCCACATATGAAGAAGCAGAGGTGAGCCTATATTTCTTCTGACTGGCCAATTACGTGCAAGATCATCTCTAAGCTGTTATCACTAATCTCATaactctctttctttcttttttctaggaATTTCTGAAGTTCCTGCAGTCATCTTTTGTGTCCAAAGCAATAGAATTGAACAATGGCTACATGTTGAATATGAATACTCTTAATTTAATAGGTAATCTCATAATTGCCTTCCAATATGAAGCCAGTGGTATATAGCTATTACCATTTTTTTTACTCATTTAACAGTTTGATTCATACTTTTTGATTGCAGATGGTTGGAGCCAACAAGCTGTTTCAGATATCCGCTTAAAATCCATAACTATTTATCCTGTGAAATCTTGCCAAGGATTTAGTGTGCAGGGTTGGCCACTGACAACTGGTGGTATGCATCAACTTTTTagcttcatttttctttctcATGTAGCTTTGGCTACAGTTATTTTGGTGGCATTATATATGCACTTTTTGGTGGCATTATGTATGCACTTCATAAAATACGTTACCTTTGTTTTACTTAGGTTTAAAATATGATAGAGAATGGCTTCTCCAAGGATTAGGTGGTGAAATTTTGACACAAAAGAAGGTAACCgaattattcttttttttttgcccgtGTCTGTTAAACTTATAAATCTGGGTGGTGGTTCTATGTTCTCCCAAAACATGAAGGCAACTTTCAAATCAAAGTTAGGGCGTGATTTGCAACCACCCACTAATTTGTGCAAAATAGTTTGGGGTGGCCTAAAATATGTACTTTTTTATATGGTTGCGCTGCTGTCTTTCTTTTATTTGCTAGATGCCTTATTCTCTCCAGCAAAACAGTTAGCATAAGACAAAGAGTCAAATACAGGCTTTGCACCCTAGACATGAACAGAGCAACATAAATTCATTTCTTAATGAAGAActgcataatttatcaaatatgTATTGAGGGCTTGCTTCTTATGTTAGTTGAATTTCATCTAACTCAGGTGCCAGATTTGAGCTCTATCTGCACATTGATTGACCTGGAACTTGGGAAACTCTTCATAGAGTCGCCAAAATGCAAGGATAAATTACAAATCTCTCTTCTAGAGAATTTGACTCATCTAAGTGCAGAAGTAGATGTATATGGTCAAAGGTATGATCATATAATTGTGTACATGTTCAGCTGTGCTATGACAATATCAGCTTTCACATTCATCTGTTCCACcatcttccttttcttcatGCATTACTGTTCGTACTTTGACTGAAAGAAtgtcaaccaaataaaaatagtGGGTGAACGTTTCAGGGTTCTAGTTCCTACAGCAATTGGCCTTGTGTTTATTTATCCTGCTTTTATTTGGTGATATTCTACCTAGTATCTAGTTTTACAGATAGCTTCAGATTTATAGTGCACAACAATGACAGGCAAATTGCTTCAGGTATGAGGTACAAAGTTACGATGACAAGGTAAACACCTGGTTCAGTGAAGCTATTGGACGCCCTTGTACCTTTATGAGATGCTCAAGCTCCAAGTACCGTTCCTGCACAATTACTGGCAGGAGAGATCGCCTATGTAGGGACACTCGAAGCAAACTTAGTTTTGTCAATGAAGGACAACTGCTTCTAATATCCGAAGAGAGCATCTCTGACCTCAACAGCCGGCTAAGTTCAAGTATGCAACTTTGTTCCTCCTTTtccctcaaaaaagaaaaaaaatcctctaTTCTGTTCTCTGTTTTACTGCAAAAGGACCAATATGCCTCTGATTACTCCTAGAACCAACCAATATAGGTCTTGAGATGCAGATATCTTGACATAATCAGTACATAATGTGTATTTGCATACCGAGCCTAGCTCAGTTGGTGGGGGGTGAGATGTGGGTGTACACCCCCACCACTCAGGTTCAAGTCCTCTTCGACTCGAATTTAGGTGCCTATTTCATCTTAATGTAAAatcacctagttcctcctaggttggaTCTCATTTTTTTAGTTGCACACCATTTTTTTGGATAACCTTATTAGGACAACTAACATTGCAGTTACACACTTTCCAGGTAATGGAAATGGTAAGCAGCAGGTGGTTGTTGATGCAATGAGATTTCGTCCAAACATTGTTATCTCTGGATCAACACCATACAATGAGGATAACTGGAAAAGGCTTCACATCGGGGAGGCCTCTTTTACTGTAAGTGCCTTTTACCCTTCAGTTTTCATTGTCAGAACTCAGAAGAGactttgatcattgtgtggctCACGAGTTATTAAGGTGACAATAGTAAAGGCAAAATTAGCTTCTGGACACATTTGTGGAGACACACTACAAAGTCAATAATTCGCTGATGTATGCTGTAAAAATAATGCTGATTTGCCAGATCACACTCGCCCGATTAAAATATTATCATTGCAAAATTTAGGATAGGAGGGTGAAAAGTCCTACGCTCATCTTTCTCCTAAATTGACAGAGAGAAGAGGAGTGAGAAATAGATGATAAGTGATGGGGGAGGGCACTAACAGGTGGACTCAGTTGATTCTAAGGGCAGTAGGACAGTTTACACTCATTTTTCTCCTAAAtatcaaaataataaaattttaatcagCACAACATGCTCTAGAAATGACCACTATTTTCCAGGGTGTATCAAGAAAATATCGATTTTGCTGTGTGTCTCGGTAAATGATGGTGCCCAAGAGCTAATTTTGCCAATAGTAAAACCACAAAAGAGCCATCTCCTTCGTAGATACTCCTAAGACCAGATTTTCAGACATATTTGGCTCGTTTGCTGATTGCTGAATTACTTGTTTTATTTTCCGCAACTGCCCATGTGCAGTCCATGGGAGGATGCAACCGTTGTCAGATGATCAACATATATCAGAATTCAGGGCAGGTGATGAAGTCAAAGGAACCACTGGCAACTTTAGCATCGTATAGACGACAAAAGGTGGGTTCATGTGCTAGCTCATCTTAATTTTTCTCTTATCTAACATTTTTTTCATGCGGGCAGGGTAAGATTTTGTTTGGCGTCCTGTTGAACTATGAAGACGGCATGGAAGGAGATGATGATACCGTTGCAGAGAGATGGCTCCAAACAGGCCAGCAGGTGTATACATCGACAGAATGACTTTGTGTACAACTATGAACCCAGCAGTTTTACTTGCATCAGAAGCGGATGGGTAACAGTTGTTCCAAATAcgtaaaaatagagagatttTCAGATATACCATGTAtgtaatatttttgtttttcatgCCTGTATGTAACACATAAGGGCGTGAGGCATGTGTtcagaccaaaaaaaaaaaaaaaagaaaagaaaagggaagaagAGATATGTATAGTCAGAAATGGTTCCGATTTGGTAGTTCCTCGGTACCAGTCTTTGCTTGCAGCGTGAAATAACAATGTACCAGCGGTATTTGCATGTTGTACCCTTGGTACAGAACTGAATATACGAAAATACGGTCTGAGATTGTGTCTTGCTCTATATTACTGACTTCAGAGAAAAAAGAACCAGGCTCATAATGGTTGGAGAATTGAACTTGACAAGTAACTAGGAAGAGCAAGAAAGGACATGCTCAAGCGTCTAAGCCTGCTCTACCTCTACAGTGCTTTGGCGATGACGTTTTCACTCGCGGTACGCCGAGGCAACAGCAGGGTGTGCTTGTGAACAGTCAAACGGAGTTTTCCCCAGCTTCAACGGTGCTGTATCACCAAGGGGGCTCACGAAAGGGGAGCTACGGAAAGCTATCCTAGATTCTAGGTATCTTTCAGCAGCTGATGTTCATAGCAACCATAGCCTATACCATTTGTACGCAGCATCACACCCACAGAAACAGGCAAAAGCTCAGTGACTTGCATACGGCGCAGAGGTTAGCTTCAGAGGTCGCCGACAGGTTCAACAACAGTTGGGCTGCAATCTGATCACCACTCGCTATTCAGCTTTCTCCTCATGATGGAACATCTGCCCACGGACAACTTTCCTGCGTTCAGTACATGATATTATACCATTAGTAACATGTCCAGCGGGTTCAGTAGTAAGTAGCAGGGTGCCATGGTGCATGAGAAAAGTTGGATAAACAAATTAGGTTCAGGTTAAGTTCAATGCATGCCAGTAGACAAGGAGTGTTTTGGTGAATGGATAAGCAGAAAATGACCTTGGAGGGCAACGTTCCTCGTCAGATAAAACCTTCAGCAGTCTTTCCTCAAAAGGCGTGGCGTGCCAGCT from Phragmites australis chromosome 8, lpPhrAust1.1, whole genome shotgun sequence includes:
- the LOC133927197 gene encoding molybdenum cofactor sulfurase; this encodes MEQSKAEFLEQFGRDYGYPDAPRGIDEMRATEFKRLEGMVYLDHAGATLYSESQMADVAKDLMSNVYGNPHSQSDSSMATSDLVTSARHQVLKYFNASPRDYKCIFTSGATAALKLVGECFPWSRDSCYMYTMENHNSVLGIREYALSKGANVLAVDVTEAVHPSMNHGSDSLFKISRHSNQRRGDDVLLHNYQSGSPTAISGNNLNLFAFPSECNFSGHKLNLSLVKFIKEGRFMGFPSQQQGQWLVLIDAAKGCTNEPPNLTVYPADFVVCSFYKIFGYPTGLGALIVKNEAASLLNKTYFSGGTVAASIADIDFVQRRKSIEQVLEDGTISFLSISSLRYGFKMIDMLTVSAIARHTASLATYVRKKMLDLKHSNEKNVCIIYGQQASKVKDLKMGPTITFNLKREDGTWFGYREVEKLASLSGIHLRTGCFCNPGACAKYLGLSHSDLVSNFEAGHVCWDDNDIINGKPTGAVRISFGYMSTYEEAEEFLKFLQSSFVSKAIELNNGYMLNMNTLNLIDGWSQQAVSDIRLKSITIYPVKSCQGFSVQGWPLTTGGLKYDREWLLQGLGGEILTQKKVPDLSSICTLIDLELGKLFIESPKCKDKLQISLLENLTHLSAEVDVYGQRYEVQSYDDKVNTWFSEAIGRPCTFMRCSSSKYRSCTITGRRDRLCRDTRSKLSFVNEGQLLLISEESISDLNSRLSSSNGNGKQQVVVDAMRFRPNIVISGSTPYNEDNWKRLHIGEASFTSMGGCNRCQMINIYQNSGQVMKSKEPLATLASYRRQKGKILFGVLLNYEDGMEGDDDTVAERWLQTGQQVYTSTE